TACGTCACGTCGACGTCGTCGACGCTCGCCATGGGACTCCCGTCGTGACACCACAGAACCATCGACTCGACGTCGTCGCGAGGGCCTTCGAAAACCGCCTCCACGCGACCGTCAGAGAGGTTCTTCACCCATCCGTCGACCCCGAGGTCGCGAGCGGTATCGCGAGTCGTCGCTCGGTAGTACACGCCCTGAACGTGGCCGGAGACGTACACGTGTGCACGCGAACGGATACTGTCACTCATACCGTGTGATTCGGCCTCCGGCGTCAAAGGCGTGCTGTCTCTCGGTCTCACACACGTGTCGTCTCAGTTGGTCTCTCGCGGGCGAGTCACTGGGCTCCGTCGACGCCGAACCGACAAGTCGTGTGTTCGACGTGACGCTCGTGTCCGCGAACCCACCGTGAGGGCGCGTCTCACGCATCGTCCGAACCGTCAGCATCTAAGTGTGGCCCGGACGACGCTGGGGTATGGAACTCTTCGGCACCGCCGGTATCCGCGGAAGTGTAACCGAGCGCGTCACGCCGGAACTCGCGCTTCGCGTTGGCCGCGCCGCCGGTCTCGCCGCATTCGAATCGGACTCGACGGCCGAATTCGTCGTCGGTCGCGACGGTCGTACGAGCGGACAAGGACTGGTCTCCGCTGTCGAGGCAGGCCTCCTCTCTGCGGGCGCTGACGTGAGTCGCATCGGCGTCGTTCCCACCCCGGCGCTCGCGTACGCGTCGCAGGGTCGTCGTGGCGTCATGCTCACCGCGTCGCACAACCCACCGACCGACAACGGCATCAAGATGTTCGTCGACGGACAAGAGTACGACCGCTCGCTCGAACAAGACATCGAGACGCGCGTCGAGAACGGTGCGACTTCCGTCGAGTGGGACCAGTGGGGAGAAAGCGGCACACAGGGCGTGCTCGGCGACTACCGCGACGCAGTCATCGAGTTCGCCAGCGGCCACGGTGCCGACCCGGACGGACTCAACATCGCTGTGGACTGCGGAAACGGGATGTCCGCACTCGGGACGCCGCAGGTGCTCCGCGACATGGGTGCACACGTCGTCACGCTGAACGCACAAATCGACGGCCACTTCCCCGGTCGTGAGTCGAAACCGACGCCAGAGTCGCTGAAAGACCTCCGAGCGTTCGTCGCCGACGGCGACTTCGACTTCGGAATCGGTCACGACGGCGACGCCGACCGCATCGTCATCGTCGACGCAGACGGCGACGTCGTCCACGAAGACACAGTCATCGCCATCATCGGCGAACACTACGTCCGAACGAGTGACGTTGCCGACCCAGTCGTCGTCACGACGCCGAACGCGTCGGGTCGTATCGACGAACGCGTCGGCGAGGCAGGCGGCCGTGTCGAACGCGTTCGCCTCGGTGCGCTCCACGAAGGTATCGCCAGCGCCCGTGCGGACGGCGGCGACGTCGTCTTCGCGGCCGAACCGTGGAAACACATCCACCCCTCGCTCGGTGGGTGGATCGACGGTGTCGCCTCGGCGGCGCTCATGTCGCGTCTCGTCGCAGAATCGGGACTCGATGGCCTCCGAGAACCCGTTACGGAGCGACCGTATCGCAAAGTGAGCGTCTCGTGTCCGGACGAGAAGAAGGCAGCCGCCATGGACGCCCTCGAATCGTCGCTGCCGGATGCGATGGACCCAGCGTCCGTCGACACCGAGTATGGCGTGCGCCTCGAATTCGCCGACGCGTCGTGGACGCTCGTCCGCCCGTCTGGGACAGAGCCCTACATCCGCGTCTACGCGGAGGCTGACGACGTAGACGCCCTCGTCGCGGACGTCACCGAAATCGTCGACGCCGAGATTTCTCGCGCCTAATCGGCAGGTCGGGTGGCAAAACTATCCGTTGGTTTACCCGGATTTGTTGCGAACGGCTCGCATACGCCGCGAAACGACACCTTTAACCGATTTTCGCCTCCCTTCTCTCAGTAGGTGTTCATAGACATGGACAGACGTTCTTTTGTCAAAGTGACCGGACTCGCAGGACTGACAGGACTCGCTGGCTGTACCGGCGGCCCTGGTGAAAGCGAAGAAACGACGACCACCGAGGCCTCGGGCGGGGACGGTGGCGAGGAGACGACGACGGCAGCCGAAGAGACGACGCAGTCCGCAGAGGACACGACCAACATCGGGATGGTCTACGCGACTGGCGGCCTCGGTGACGGGTCGTTCAACGACCAGGCTCAGCAGGGTGCCATCCGCGCTCGCGACGAACTGGGCATCTCGTTCGACGAGTCCCAGCCCGACGAAGTCTCGCAGTTCAAGACGTTCCAGCAGCAGTTCGCTGAGTCGACGAACCCCGACTACGACCTCATCTGCTGTATCGGCTTCCTGCAGACCGACGCACTGACCGAGACCTCCGGTGCGTACCCCGAGCAGAACTTCATGCTCGTCGACAGCGTCGTCGACGCGCCGAACGTCGCAAACTACGTGTTCGCAGAACACGAGGGTTCGTACCTCGTCGGTCAGATGGCCGGTCTCCTGACGACCGAAGACTTCTCCGCCGGCGGCGGTTCCACCTCTCCCGACTCCACGACCCTCGGGTTCGTCGGTGGTGTCGAGTCCGACCTCATCAAGAAGTTCGAAGCCGGATTCAAAGCCGGTGCACTGGCCGCGAACGAGGACGTCGAAGTCCTCACGAACTACACGGGCAGCTTCAACGACCCCGCAGCAGGGAAGGAAGCAGCACTCGCGATGTACAACAACGGCGCCGACATCGTCTACCACGCCTCGGGTAACACCGGGACGGGTGTCTTCCAGGCCGCCCAGGAGCAGGGCAAGTTCGCCATCGGTGTCGACCGCGACCAGTCGGTGACGAAGGCTTCCTACACGGACGTCATCCTCGCCAGCATGGTCAAGCGCGTCAACACGGCCGTCTTCAGCTCCATCGAGAACGTCGTCAACGAGGACTTCCAGGGTGGCGGCATCGTCACGCTCGGCCTCGAACAGAACGGTGTCGACATCGTCTACGGTGACACTCTCGGCGACTCGATTCCGAGCTCGGTCAAAGACGACGTCGCTGCCTCGCGTGAGGCCATCGTTGCCGGCGACGTGACGGTCCCGACCGACCCGTCGGACGTCTAAGGCGGCACCCCCGTCGAACGGCTAAGACGGGAAACCCGTCAAACGTCTAAGAATCGGCACAAAGACGAACCTATTCGCTTATCAACGAACCCACGGAATCACACATATGGCCACAGCCGTCCATCTCGACGGGATTACCAAACGGTTCCCCGGCGTCATCGCCAACGACGACGTGGACCTCTCCGTCGAGCGCGGGACAGTACACGCACTCCTCGGCGAGAACGGGGCTGGCAAGACGACGTTGATGAACGTCCTCTACGGCCTCTACCGACCGACAGAGGGGCGTGTTGTCATCGACGACCAGGAACGAACGTTCGAGTCACCGCGTGACGCAATCGACGCGGGTGTCGGCATGATTCACCAACACTTCATGCTCGTCGACCCGATGACCGTCACCGAAAACATCACGCTCGGAAACGAACCAACCAAGTGGGGCAACCTCGCCGTCGACCGCGATGCTGCCCGCGATGCTGTCGTCGAACTCTCTGACAAGTACGGGTTCGACGTCGACCCGGACGCTCGGGTCGAAGACATCTCCGTGGGTGAACAACAGCGAGTCGAGATTTTGAAGGCACTCTATCGTGGTGCCGAGATACTCATCCTCGACGAACCGACGGCCGTCTTGACGCCCCAGGAAGTCGAGGAACTGTTCGAGGTTTTCGAAGAACTGACCGAACAAGGAAAGACGATCATTTTCATCTCGCACAAACTCGGCGAAGCGATGCGCGCCGCCGACGAGATTACCGTTCTTCGGGATGGACGGAACGTCGGTACCGTCGAGGCCGACAACACGACGCGTGAGGACCTGGCGAACCTGATGGTTGGCCGTGAGGTCCTCCTCGACATCGAAAAGCCTCCGACCGAGACGGGCGACGTCGTCCTCTCGGTGTCTGACCTCTCTGTCAACGACGACAGAGGCGTTCGCGCCGTCGACGACGTGTCGTTCGACGTCAGTGCCGGCGAAGTGTTTGGCATCGCCGGTGTCGACGGCAACGGGCAGTCGCAACTCATCGAAGCGGTCACCGGTCTTCGCAAACTGAAGCAGGGCAGCATCGACTTCAACGGCGAAGACGTGACGACCCGCCCACGCCGCGAACGTATCGAATCTGGGATGGCGTACATCCCCGAAGACCGCCAGGAACGCGGCCTCGTCATGGATTTCAATCTAATCGAGAACGCCATCCTCGGCAGTCAACACAGCCCAGAGTTCGAATCGGGCGGGCGAATCGACTGGCAGTCTACGCGCGGACACGCCGAAGACATCATCGAGAAGTACGACGTTCGACCCCCGAACGCAGAGTCGATTTCTGAGTCGCTCTCCGGCGGGAACCAACAGAAGTTCATCGTCGGTCGTGAGTTCGAACGCGACCCGTCGTTAGTCGTCGCCGCACACCCGACCCGCGGCGTCGACGTCGGGTCTATCGAGTTCATCCACGAGCAACTCCTCGAACTTCGCAGTCGCGGCGTCGCCATCCTCCTCATCTCCTCGAAACTCGACGAGGTGCAGGGGCTCTCGGACAGACTCGGCGTCATGTACGAAGGAGAGATAATCGACGTGGTTGACCCAAGCGACACGACAGAAGAAGAACTCGGCCTCCTGATGGCCGGAGAGCACCCCGAAAAGGCCGAAACTGACGCTGCGACCCCCAACGCAGACGGCGTTGCCACGGGTGGTGAGAACCAGTGAGCGCCGGTGACCGCGCACGGGACGTCCTGTCTCGCCTCGTCGAAGCGTCGGCGGCCGAACGCGTCCTCATCAGTATCGCGTCGCTCGTCCTCGCGATGCTCGTCGGGACGGTCCTCATCCTCGTCGCCGGGCGGATGACGACGTGTACGGCTCAGTCTGCAGTGTACTACTTCAACGTCGGGTTCTGTTACGACCCCGTGTTGGTGTTCGACCGACTGTTCCTCGGGGCACTCGGTGACCCACTGCGCGGCGGTTGGTCACCCGACGGTCAGTTCTCGATCGCGATGCGCGAGACCACGCTCCTGATCTTCACTGGGCTCTCCGTCGCGATGGCGTTCCGCGCAGGTATCTTCAACATCGGAACGCAGGGACAGATGATTGTCGGCGGCCTCGCCGCCGCGCTGGGGACACTCTGGGCGTCTTCGTTCGTCTCGGGCGTCGCCGGCACGCTCGTGTTGGTTCCGTTTGGCATCCTCGTGGGTGCTGTCTTCGGCGGTCTCTACGGTGCGATTCCGGGCATGCTGAAGGCGTACGCCGAGGCGAACGAGGTCATCACGACCATCATGCTCAACTTCATCGCCGCCGGGGTGACGCTCTACCTCGTCAGCGACGTGTTCAAAGACCCCAACAGTCCTGCGAACCAGACCATTCCGCTGCCGGACTACGCGCAGTTCCCGGCCGTGCTGTTCGGCAGTCGGCAGGACTTCTCGCTGTACGCGCTGTTATTCGGTGTCGCGATGCTGTTCGCACTGTACTACCTGCTCGAGTACACCTCGTTCGGGTACGACGTGCGGACGAGTGGGATTCAACCCGAAGCGGCCGAGTACGGTGGCGTCGACGCCGCCAAGACCATCGTGTCGAGCTTCGCGCTCTCCGGTGCCCTCGGTGGCGTCGCGGGTGCACTCTACGTGACGATGGTCATCGGGAAGTTCCAGTCGGGCGTCCCGGCCTACGGATTCGACGGCATCACCGTCTCCATCCTCGCCGGCAACAACCCACTCGGAATTGGGTTCGCCGCACTCCTCTTCGGTGTTCTGAAGAGCGGAACGACTGTCGTGCAGTTCGCAACCGACGTGCCACCGCAGCTCGTCGGTGTCCTGCGCGGCCTCATCATCCTCTTCGTTGCAATGCCAGAGTTCTTCCGTCTCATCGGCCGGCGCTTCCTGCCGGAGAACGACCAGCCAAGAACCGTCGCCACCGATGGAGGTGAGTCCGATGAGTGAAGAGAACACGACCACGTTCTTCGGCCGTGACCTCGGTGAGTTCTCCTCGCGGGCACCCGCCGTCGGCGTCGCAGTCATCGGCCTCGCCGTCGTCTTCGGACTGGGAATCGTCTTCCCCGACTCGATTGCGGGAACGCTCACCGACATCCTGACGAGTGAAGGGACGCTGTCGTCCGCGCTCCGCCTGTCGGTGCCGATTGCCCTCGCGGCACTCGGTGGCATCTTCGCCGAGAAGTCCGGTGTCATCAACATCGGCCTCGAAGGCCTGCTCATCATCTCGGCGTTCACCGCAGTCTACGTCACCGACATCACCGGCGGTGTCTGGGTTGGGTTCGCCGGCGGTGTCGTCGCCAGTGTGCTGCTGGCACTCCTGTTCGCAGTCGTCGTCATCGAGTTCCGCGCCGACCAGATTATCGCCGGCCTCGCCGTGTGGCTCATCGCCCTCGGTTTCGCGCCGTTCGCGTCGCAGGTCATCTACGGCCGTCCGAACTCCCCGAGCGTCGATACGCCCGGCACCATCGCCATCCCAGTGCTCTCGGACATCCCGTTCTTCGGGGCGCTGTTCGACGCGTCACCGACGGTGTACCTGATGTTCGCCGCCGTCGCGCTCTCGTGGTACGTCCTCAACCGGACGACGTTCGGCCGATGGGTCCGCGCCAGCGGTGAGAACCCGAAGGCACTCGACACCGCCGGTGTCGACGTGTCGCGCATCCGCTACGCGGCGGTGCTTCTGTCCGGCGTCCTCGCCGGGATGGGCGGCGCGGCGCTCTCGCTCGACCTCGGGCAGTTCACCGGGAACGGCCCGACGATGGTCAACGGGAAAGGGTTCATCGCCATCGTGGCGTACCTCTTCGGCAACTACAACCCGGTCGGGGCGTTCTTCTCGACCCTGTTGTTCGCCGGTCTCGACGCGATGCAGACCGTCTTGCAACTGCAGGGCATCGGCCTGCCTCGCCAACTCATCCGCATCATCCCGTTCGTGATGGTCATCGTCGTCCTCGCGTTCGTCGGCCGGACCCGTATTCCGGCGGCGGCAGGCGAGCACTACGACACGGGC
The genomic region above belongs to Haloferax marinisediminis and contains:
- a CDS encoding acylphosphatase; amino-acid sequence: MSDSIRSRAHVYVSGHVQGVYYRATTRDTARDLGVDGWVKNLSDGRVEAVFEGPRDDVESMVLWCHDGSPMASVDDVDVTYEDPKGESGFRVER
- a CDS encoding phosphopentomutase/phosphoglucosamine mutase, which translates into the protein MELFGTAGIRGSVTERVTPELALRVGRAAGLAAFESDSTAEFVVGRDGRTSGQGLVSAVEAGLLSAGADVSRIGVVPTPALAYASQGRRGVMLTASHNPPTDNGIKMFVDGQEYDRSLEQDIETRVENGATSVEWDQWGESGTQGVLGDYRDAVIEFASGHGADPDGLNIAVDCGNGMSALGTPQVLRDMGAHVVTLNAQIDGHFPGRESKPTPESLKDLRAFVADGDFDFGIGHDGDADRIVIVDADGDVVHEDTVIAIIGEHYVRTSDVADPVVVTTPNASGRIDERVGEAGGRVERVRLGALHEGIASARADGGDVVFAAEPWKHIHPSLGGWIDGVASAALMSRLVAESGLDGLREPVTERPYRKVSVSCPDEKKAAAMDALESSLPDAMDPASVDTEYGVRLEFADASWTLVRPSGTEPYIRVYAEADDVDALVADVTEIVDAEISRA
- a CDS encoding BMP family lipoprotein, giving the protein MDRRSFVKVTGLAGLTGLAGCTGGPGESEETTTTEASGGDGGEETTTAAEETTQSAEDTTNIGMVYATGGLGDGSFNDQAQQGAIRARDELGISFDESQPDEVSQFKTFQQQFAESTNPDYDLICCIGFLQTDALTETSGAYPEQNFMLVDSVVDAPNVANYVFAEHEGSYLVGQMAGLLTTEDFSAGGGSTSPDSTTLGFVGGVESDLIKKFEAGFKAGALAANEDVEVLTNYTGSFNDPAAGKEAALAMYNNGADIVYHASGNTGTGVFQAAQEQGKFAIGVDRDQSVTKASYTDVILASMVKRVNTAVFSSIENVVNEDFQGGGIVTLGLEQNGVDIVYGDTLGDSIPSSVKDDVAASREAIVAGDVTVPTDPSDV
- a CDS encoding ABC transporter ATP-binding protein, giving the protein MATAVHLDGITKRFPGVIANDDVDLSVERGTVHALLGENGAGKTTLMNVLYGLYRPTEGRVVIDDQERTFESPRDAIDAGVGMIHQHFMLVDPMTVTENITLGNEPTKWGNLAVDRDAARDAVVELSDKYGFDVDPDARVEDISVGEQQRVEILKALYRGAEILILDEPTAVLTPQEVEELFEVFEELTEQGKTIIFISHKLGEAMRAADEITVLRDGRNVGTVEADNTTREDLANLMVGREVLLDIEKPPTETGDVVLSVSDLSVNDDRGVRAVDDVSFDVSAGEVFGIAGVDGNGQSQLIEAVTGLRKLKQGSIDFNGEDVTTRPRRERIESGMAYIPEDRQERGLVMDFNLIENAILGSQHSPEFESGGRIDWQSTRGHAEDIIEKYDVRPPNAESISESLSGGNQQKFIVGREFERDPSLVVAAHPTRGVDVGSIEFIHEQLLELRSRGVAILLISSKLDEVQGLSDRLGVMYEGEIIDVVDPSDTTEEELGLLMAGEHPEKAETDAATPNADGVATGGENQ
- a CDS encoding ABC transporter permease — translated: MSAGDRARDVLSRLVEASAAERVLISIASLVLAMLVGTVLILVAGRMTTCTAQSAVYYFNVGFCYDPVLVFDRLFLGALGDPLRGGWSPDGQFSIAMRETTLLIFTGLSVAMAFRAGIFNIGTQGQMIVGGLAAALGTLWASSFVSGVAGTLVLVPFGILVGAVFGGLYGAIPGMLKAYAEANEVITTIMLNFIAAGVTLYLVSDVFKDPNSPANQTIPLPDYAQFPAVLFGSRQDFSLYALLFGVAMLFALYYLLEYTSFGYDVRTSGIQPEAAEYGGVDAAKTIVSSFALSGALGGVAGALYVTMVIGKFQSGVPAYGFDGITVSILAGNNPLGIGFAALLFGVLKSGTTVVQFATDVPPQLVGVLRGLIILFVAMPEFFRLIGRRFLPENDQPRTVATDGGESDE
- a CDS encoding ABC transporter permease; this translates as MSEENTTTFFGRDLGEFSSRAPAVGVAVIGLAVVFGLGIVFPDSIAGTLTDILTSEGTLSSALRLSVPIALAALGGIFAEKSGVINIGLEGLLIISAFTAVYVTDITGGVWVGFAGGVVASVLLALLFAVVVIEFRADQIIAGLAVWLIALGFAPFASQVIYGRPNSPSVDTPGTIAIPVLSDIPFFGALFDASPTVYLMFAAVALSWYVLNRTTFGRWVRASGENPKALDTAGVDVSRIRYAAVLLSGVLAGMGGAALSLDLGQFTGNGPTMVNGKGFIAIVAYLFGNYNPVGAFFSTLLFAGLDAMQTVLQLQGIGLPRQLIRIIPFVMVIVVLAFVGRTRIPAAAGEHYDTGDDNR